CCTCGACGCCGTGAGCCAGGGAAGCTTGGGCGTATTCACGCGTCATGCGTGCGCCGTTCAGCAGATCGAAAACCTTGAACATGATGGAAGCGGTTGTTGAGGAAGTTGCAGCCAGAGGTCCGACATACGGAACATCTTTTCCAGGCAATCATAGAAACCCCTTGACCTCCCATCAAACTTCATGAAAATGTTCCGCATTACGGACCATTTGAGAAAAACCATGAGCACCCAGACCCTCGACCGCGCCATCGGGCTGCTGCACCTTCTGGCGGCGGCCCCGCAGGGCTGCCGGCTGGTCGATCTGCAGCGGCAGACCGGTCTGACCAAGCCCACCGTGCACCGCATCCTGGAAACGCTGTGCCAGCACCAGATGGCCGCGCAGGACCCGGCGTCGCGCCGCTACCGGCTGGGGCCCGAGATTGCCCTGCTGGCGGGCGCCGTGGCGCCGCCGCCCTATGACCTGCGCGAGGTCTGCGCCGACCACATGATCGAAGTGGCGCAGCGCAGCGGCGACACCAGCTTTCTCACCGTGCGCTCGGGCTTCGACGCCGTCTGCATCGACCGGCAGTCGGGCCCCTACCCGGTCAAGGCGTTCACCGTGGACGTGGGCACGCGGCGGCCGCTCGGCGTGGGGGCCGGCGGCATCATGCTGCTCGCCATGCTGGACGAGGAAGACCGCGCGGGGGTCTACAAAGCCACGCGCCAGGCGCTTCCCGCCGGGGGAGCGGTGACGATGAAAGCCATCGTGGCGGCCGTGGAAGAGGCGCGGCGGCAGGGCCACGCCTACAGCGACGGCCTGGTCCTGGGCGGGGTGCGCGGGCTGGCGGTGCCGATCCTCGCGCCCGATGGCAAGGCGGTGGCGGCGCTGAGCCTTGCCGCCATCCGCGACCGCATCACACGCCAGCGCATTCCGCAGCTGCTGAGCATCCTGAAGACGCACGCCGCCTCGATCGAGCAGCGCCTGCGCGCCGCCACGCCCGCGGCACGCCGCTGAAGCCGCGGCGCCGCTGCATGGACTGGAAATCCACCAAATCCTGCACATAAGGCCGGTGGCGCCGGCGCGCGCCCTGCGAGACAATGCCCGCACAGGCAGCCTCCTGGCCGGGTCACGGCCGCGGCACCGCCGCGCCCGGGTCCGCCGCCGGCTTTCGGTTTCCGTTCGTCCAAAGGCCTCTGTATGACCACAACGCACTACACCCCGCAGGAGCGCCGCAAGCGCATCTTCGCCATCGTGGGGGCCTCCTCGGGCAACCTGGTCGAGTGGTTCGATTTCTACGTCTACGCCTTCTCGTCGATCTATTTCGCGGCCTCGTTCTTTCCCAAGTCGGACCCGACGGTGCAGCTGCTCAACACCGCGGGCGTGTTCGCCGCGGGCTTCCTGATGCGGCCGATCGGCGGCTGGCTGTTCGGGCGCATCGCCGACCGGCGGGGCCGCAAGACCTCGATGGTGATCTCGGTCACCATGATGTGCGCGGGCTCGCTGATGATCGCCTGCCTGCCCACCTACCACAGCATCGGCGCCTGGGCGCCGTTCCTGCTGCTGGTGGCGCGGCTGTTCCAGGGCCTGTCGGTCGGCGGCGAATACGGCACCACGGCCACCTACATGAGCGAGGTGGCGCTCAAGGGCCAGCGCGGCTTCTTCTCGTCGTTCCAGTACGTGACGCTGATCGGCGGCCAGCTGCTGGCGGTGCTGGTGATCGTGGTGCTCGAGCAGCTGCTCTCCGAGGCCGAGCTCAAGGCCTGGGGCTGGCGCATCCCGTTCGTGATCGGCGCCATCACGGCGGTGGTGGCGATGCAGCTGCGCCGCCAGCTGCACGAGACTTCCAGCGCCGAGAGCCGCGGCAGCCGCGAGGCCGGCACCGTCGCTGCGCTGTTTCGCGACCACAAGGCCGCCTTCTTCACGGTGCTGGGCTACACGGCCGGCGGCTCGCTGATCTTCTACACCTTCACCACCTACATGCAGAAGTACCTGGTGAACACCGTGGGCCTGCCGATCAAGACCAGCAGCTACGTGATGACCTGCGCGCTGTTCGTCTACATGTGCATGCAGCCGCTGTTCGGCATGCTGTCCGACCGCATCGGGCGGCGTAACAACATGCTGCTGTTCGGCGCGTTCGGCGCCTTCGCGACGGTGCCGATCCTGACCGCCCTGCAGCACGTGGCCAGCCCCGTGATGGCCTTCGTGCTGATCATCGCGGCGCTGGCGATCGTGAGCTTCTACACCTCGATCAGCGGCATCGTGAAGGCCGAGATGTTCCCGCCCGAGGTGCGCGCGCTGGGCGTGGGCCTGGCCTACGCGGTGGCCAATGCGATCTTCGGCGGCTCGGCCGAGTACGTGGCACTGGGGCTCAAGTCGGTCGGCCACGAATCGGCCTTCTACTGGTATGTGACGGTCATGATGGTGGTGGCCTTCCTGGTGGCCCTGCGGCTGCCGCGCCAGGCGGCCTACCTGCACCACGACCCCTGAGGCACGGCCGGAGCCCCGGCAGCCGCCGCACGCGCTCGTTTTTGAGCAAAATCGGGCCGAGGTCCTGGTCCAGTGGTCATTGCTTGCTATCAAATCAGGAGTAACCAGCCCACCACTTCCCCACGCCCGGCAGGGCCGGCGCGGCGGCGGCACAATCCCCAGCGTGACGACCGAGCCTGCCCCAGCCGCCCCCGCGACGCCCGCCTTGCCCCGGCGCATCGCCCATCTCGACATGGATGCGTTCTACGCCTCCGTGGAGCTGCTGCGCTACCCGCAGCTCAAGGGCCTGCCGGTGGTGATCGGCGGCGGCCGGCGGAAGGCCGACGAGGTGCTGGACCAGGGCGCCGGGCTGCCGGTGGAGCAGTTCCCGCGGCTCAAGGACTACGTGGGCCGCGGCGTCATCACCACCGCCACTTACCCAGCGCGGCAGTTCGGCGTGGGCTCGGCCATGGGGCTCATGAAGGCCGCCAAGCTGTGCCCGCAGGCGATCCTGCTGCCGGTGGATTTCGACGAGGTGCGGCGCTACTCGCGCCTGTTCAAGAGCCTCATCACCGAGATCGCGCCGGTCATGGAGGACCGCGGCGTGGACGAGGTCTACATCGACTTCACCCACGTGCCCGGCGGCCAGCGCGACGGCGGGCGCGTGCTGGCGCGGCTGATCCAGAGGAGCATCTTCGAGAAGACCGGCCTGACCTGCTCGATCGGCGTGGCGCCGAACAAGCTGATCGCCAAGATGGCCAGCGAGTTCAACAAGCCCAACGGCATCTCCATCGTCTACGAGGACGACCTGCAGGCGAAGATCTGGCCGCTGCCCTGCCGCAAGATCAACGGCATCGGCCCCAAGGCGGAGGCCAGGCTCACCCACCTGGACATCCGCACCATCGGCGAGCTGGCCGCCAAGCCGCGCGAGTGGCTGGTCGAGCACTTCGGCAAGGCCTACGGCGCCTGGATGAACGACGCCGCCTGGGGCCGCGACAGCCGCCCCGTGGTGACCGAGAGCGAGCCGGTGTCGATGAGCCGCGAGACCACCTTCGACCGCGACCTGCACGCGGTGCGCGACAAGGCCGAGCTCGGGCGCATCTTCACCTGGCTGTGCGAGAAGCTCGCGGAAGACCTGCAGCGCAAGGGCTACGTGGGCAGGACCATCGGCATCAAGCTGCGCTACGACAACTTCAAGAGCGTGACGCGCGACCAGACGCTCGCGCACTTCACCGCCGATGCCAAGGCCATCCGCCACACGGCGGGCCTGTGCCTCAAGCGCGTGCCGCTGGACCAGCGCCTGCGCCTGCTGGGCGTGCGCGTGGGCACGCTGGCGACCGTGGCCGAGGCCGCCGATCTGGAGAAAAAAGAGCAGGAGGTCCGCGCCCGGCGGTCATCTTCCGCTATGGATTCCATAGCATTGACGGACCAGCTGTTCTGACAGCCGGCGCAGCCTCACTTCAGCGTGGCGAGGTAGGCCACCACGTCCTCGCGGTCCTGCGCCTGCTCCAGCCGGTAGCCCATCTTCTGGCCGGGCACCAGCGCCTCGGGGTCGGTCAGCCAGGCCAGCAGCCGCGCCCGGTCCCAGCGGAAGCCGGCGTGCGCGAGGGCAGGCGAGTAGTCGAAGCCGGGCACGCTGCCGGCCCGGCGCCCGAGCACCCCCTGGTGCATCGGGCCCACGCGGTTGGCGTCCACGCTGTGGCAGGCGCCGCACCGCGTCTCATAGAGCTGCCGGCCGCGCTCGACCGACTGGGCCGGGGCGCCCGCGGCGCAGGCCGCCAGCAGGGCCGCGGCCAGTGCCTGGCGCGCCGGCCATCCCCCGGCGCCCATCACGCACCGAACGACAGGGCGTTGGCCGGCACCGGGCGGCCCAGCGCGCTGGTCAGCACCGTGAAGTGCATGGTCTCGTCGGCCGCCAGGCGCCCGGCCACCTTCGCGAGGTCGCGGTTGCCGAAGGCCGGGATCACGCCGAGGTAGGCATTGGTGGCGCCGAGTTCGAGGCGGGCCGCGAGGTCCAGCACGTCGCTCTGGTTCTTCAGCGTGTCGGCCTTCAGCGCCCGGGCGTAGTCGTCGAGCTTCTTCTCGGCCACCGGCGTGCCGCCCATCTTCTGGATGGTGGCGATCAGCGCATCGCGGTGCGCCTTGTGGTGGCTCTGGAACAGCACGGCCACGTCGAGCACCGGCTTTTGCAGCAGGCCGCTGCCGGCGCCGAGCTGGTAGGCGTTGATGGCCTCGTGCTCGAGGCCGAGCGCCACGTTCAGGATGGAGACGTCCTTGGACGGATCGCCGCCCATGCCCTGGGCCAGGGTTTCCCGGCCCGCCAGCAGGGCCACGGCCACCGCGGACAGCGAGCCCGTGGTGCCCAGGAAGGAACGGCGTGAAGCTTGGATGATCTGCATGAGAATCTCCTTGAGGTGTCAGCACAACCCGGCTGGGTTGCATCGTGGGTTGGCCGCAACCCCTGTGGCTGCGGACCTACCCTTTACGCCTCGCGCCCGGCCCGCGGATTCAGCCGGCAGCTTTTTTTTGCAGCAGCGGTTTGCGCTGAATCCAGCCGGCCCGCGCCTGCGTATGCACGCGCCCCCGAGCGCTCGCGCCGGTTTGCCGCGCTGCCGAAACCGACGCCCGCGCAGGGGATTTGACTTAAGCTTACATGTAACTTACATTAAAGCATCCACCTCCGGGAGGCTGTCATGACGCTCTCCGAACTGCAGCGCATCAAGCAATGGCATGTGGCCCACAAGTCGGAGCACCCGTTGGAATACCAGCTCTGGGACGCGGTGCTCACGGTCTGGGTGATGGGCTGGGTCGGCTGGATGCCCGCCTATGCCTTCGAGCAGTTCTGGGCCCTGCCGCTGTGCGGCGCGGCCATCCTCGCGCCCCGCTTCTACACGCGCTGGCGGCGCAAGGCCCACCAAGCCCACAAGCTGCGCTGCGACTGGCTGGCGTCGCGCTAGGCGCTGCCACGCCAGGCCTTGTCACGCAGTTGCCAGGCCCCCGCCCGGCCCCAGCCTTACAGTGGCGGGCACAGGAGACTCGCCATGCAATGCTTCGCCCTCACCCTCGACCACCACGTCGCCCACCTCGTGCTGAACCGCCCCGAGGCCATGAACACCATGCACCCTTTGTTCTGGCGCGAACTCGACGAGGTGCTCACGCAGCTGCACCGCGACGGCGCGGCGCGCGCGCTGGTGATCTCTTCCACCGGCAAGCATTTCAGCGCCGGCATGGCGCTGGAGACCTTCAGCGGCGCGATCCAGATGGACGACCAGAGCCCCGAGGGCCGCGCCGCCATCTTCGACCTGCTGACCGACATGCAGGCCACCTTCACCAAGCTCGAGACGCTGCGCATCCCCGTGATCGCGGCGATCCAGGGCGGCTGCATCGGCGGCGCGGTGGACATGGCCACGGCCTGCTGCATCCGCTACGCCACGGCCGACGCCTTCTTTTGCATTCAGGAAATCAACATCGGCATGGTGGCCGACGTGGGCACGCTGCAGCGCCTGCCCAAGCTGGTGCCGCTGGCCGTGGTCAAGGAACTGGCCTACACCGGCCGCCGCCTGCCGGCGCATAAGGCCCAGACGTACGGGCTGGTCAACGAGGTGTTCGACACCGCCGAAGCGATGCGGGCCGCCGCGCTGCAGTGCGCGGCCGAGATCGCCGCCAAGCCGCCGGTGGCGATCTGGGGCACCAAGCAAGCCGTGAACTATGCGCGCGACCACTCGGTGGACGACTCGCTGCGCCAGATGGGCTGGCTGCAGGGCGCGATCTGGAGCAACGCGCATGTGCGCGAAGCGGTGACGGCGATGAAGGAAAAGCGCAGCGCCGGTTTCCCGGCGCTGGCAGCCCTGGGCAGCTTCCGCGAAGCGCCCTGAGCCGTTCCTCGGATTACGACTTCTGCGCGGCGGGCGCGGCGGCAGCGGCGCCGTTCATGTAGTCCAGCGTCAGCGTGAGCATCGTGCGCAGGCCGATCAGCAGGCTGGCCTCGTCAGGGTTGAAGCGCGGCGAGTGGTTGGGCGCGGCCTTCTTCATGTCCTGCCCCGGCGTGGTGGCGCCGATCATCACGAACAGGCCGGGCGCCTGCTGCGCGAAGAACGAGAAGTCCTCCCCGCCCGTGCCCATGGGCACGAGCTGCGGCTTGGCGCCGCTCACGCGCGACAGGCTGGGCAGCATCCTGCCGAGCAGCGCCTCGTCGTTCACGGTGGCGGGGTAGCCGTTGGGCTCCCAGTGCACATGGGCGCTGCCGCCGCCGCTGTGGGCGATGTCCTCGGCCGTCTGCGCCGCGCGCTTCATGATGAACTGGCGCGTCTCCTCGCTGCTGGTGCGCAGCGTGCCGCTCATCTCGGCCTTGTCGGGCACGATGTTGTAGCGCTGACCGGCATTGAAGGTGCCCACGGTGAGCACGCTCGGGCCCTTGGTCACGTCGATCTGGCGGCTCGGGATGGTCTGCAGGCCCAGCACGATCTGCGAGCCCAGCACGATCGGGTCGATGCCGGCCCAGGGCATGCCGCCGTGGGTCTGGCTGCCCTTGACCTCCATGCGGAAGGCGTCCGAGCCGGCCGTGATGGCGCCGGGCTTGTAGCCGATCATGCCCACCGGCATGCCGGCCGCCAGGTGCAGGCCGAACACCGCGTCGGGCTTCGGGCCGTCGAACGCGCCCTCTTCGAGCATGCGCTTGGCGCCGCCGATCTCGCCCTTGGGCAGTTTTTCCTCGGCCGGCTGGAACACCAGCTTGACGGTGCCGGGGAGCTGGTCCTTCATCGAGGCCAGCACCTCGGCCGTGGCCATCAGGATCGCGGTGTGGCCGTCATGGCCGCAGGCATGCATCACCGGCACCTCGCGGCCGTCCCAGGTGGCGCGGGCCTTGGAGGCGAACGGCACGTCCACCTCCTCGGCCACGGGCAGCGCGTCCATGTCGGCGCGCAGCGCCACCACGGGGCCGGGCTTGCCGCCCTTGAGCACTGCCACCAGGCCGGTGGTGGCCACCTTCTCGCGCACCTCGTAGCCCAGGGCGCGCAGGTGCTTGGCCACCAGCGCGCTGGTGCGCACTTCCTGGTTGCCGAGCTCGGGATGCTGGTGGATGTCGCGGCGCCAGTCGATCATCCTGGCCTCGATGGCCTTGGACTTGGCGTTGATGGTGGCGTAGAGGTCCTGTGCGTGGCCCAGCATCGGCAGCGCCGACACGGCCATCGCCAAGACGAGTTTGTTCAGCGACAAAGAGCGTCGGCTCATGAAGGCGTCCTCGGGTGGTGATTGGGAAAGATGAAGGGAATGCGAAGGCCGAGCTTACGGGCATCAGTCATTCGATTCCAATAAAATTTAGGCCATTCCGATAAGCAGATCGAATCGATGAAAAAGAGCCATCCCGAACTGTCGCCCACCGTCATGAACGAGCGCATGCTGGCGCGCCTGCGCCTGCGGCACCTGCGCCTGGTGGTCGCGCTCGGCACCACGGCCACGCTGCACAAGGCGGCCGAGGCCGTCGGCATCAGCCAGCCGGCGGCCACGCAGATGCTGCGCGAGATGGAGGAGCTGCTGGCCCTGCAGCTGTTCGAGCGGCATTCGCGCGGCATGCGGCCCACCGCCGCCGGCCGCGTGCTGGCCGACCACGGGCGCTCGGTGCTGGAGTCGCTGCGCACGGCCACCGGCACCATGGCCGCGCTGGCGGCCGGCGCCAGCGGCCTGCTGCGCATCGGCGGCACGCCGGCCGCGCTGACCGGGCTGCTGGAGCCGGTGATCGGCGCCTTCCACCGGCAGCACCCCGACCTGCAACTGGAGGTGGTCGAGGACAGCAGCGAGCGCCTGCTCGCCGGCCTGACCGGCGGTGCGCTGCACCTGATCCTGGTGCGCCAGTCCACGCCGGTGCCCGAGGGCCTGCGGTTCGAGGCGCTGCGGCGCGATCGCGCGGTGCTGGTGGCCTCGTGCCGCCATCCGGCCGCCGCGCTGGCCCGCGTGCGCCTGCGCGACCTGGCCGAAGAGCGCTGGATCCTGCCGCCGGTGGAGTTCCCGATCCGCCGCCTGTTCGACACGCTGTTCGAGAAGGCACGCATGCAGCCCCAGGTCTACGCGGTGCAGACCACCTCACCGGTGGTGCTGCCTACGCTGCTGCAGGCCGGCGGCGTGGTGGCGCCGATGCCGCTCTCGGTGGTCGGCCCCGGGCTGCAGGAGCGCGGCCTGGTGATGCTCAGGCTCGACCCCAAGCTGGGCCTGGAGCTGGAGGCGCTCGGCGCGATCTTCAGGCCCGAGGGCCTGGGCACCGCGGCGCGCAGCCTGCTGGAGGCGCTGCGCGAAGCCAGCCTTGGCGCCGGCGGCTCCTGAGGTCTGCCGGCCTCAGGCCGTTTTCTTGGCGACGAAGCCGTAGATGACCAGCAGCACCAGGGCGCCGATCACGCTGGCGATGAAGCCGGCGCTTTCGCCGGCCTTGTACCAGCCGATCGCCTGCCCCACGTAGTTGGCCGCGAAGGAGCCCGCGATGCCGAGCACCGCGGTCATGATCAGGCCCAGGTTGTCCTTGCCGGGGTGCAGGGCGCGCGCGATGAAGCCAACCACCAGGCCCACGAGGGCCATCCAGATGTAGTGCATGTCAAGTTCTCCATGGGAGCCCGGACCGGTTCCAGGACAGATGCAGGCTACGCCCTTGCGCGCGGGCCGGCAAGCCGCCCCCGTGCCGCAAACCGCCAAAGCCGGTCACCCTGCGCAGTCGTGTGATCTTTCCACGACGCGGCGAAACAAAGCGTTACCGCCTGCCGGGGCCGGCCGGCCCCGCGCCTTCACTGCCGGGCCGTGCGCACGTTGGGCGGCAGGGCCTGCGGGTGGCTGGTGCGGTAGGGGTTGATGTCGAGCCCGCCGCGGCGCGTGTAGCGCGCATAGACCGTGAGCTTGACCGGCTTGCAGCGCGTCCACAGGTCCATGAAGATGCGCTCGACGCACTGTTCGTGGAACTCGTTGTGGTTGCGAAAGCTCACCAGGTACTGCAGCAGGCCGGCCTGGTCGATCTGCGGGCCGCTGTAGGCGATCTGCACGCTGCCCCAATCGGGCTGGCCGGTCACCAGGCAGTTGCTCTTGAGCAGGTTGCTGACCAGCACTTCGCTGACCGGCTGCTCGTCGAAGGCCGCCGTCAGCAGCTCGGGCGCCGGCGTGTAGCGCGTGCACTCGATGTCGAGCCGGTCCAGGCTCAGGCCGTCGAGCTCGTGCACCGGCTCGCGGTCGAACAGCTCGGACAGCAGCAGCCTCACCCCGACCGAGGCGCTGGCGGGCGCGCCGCGCCAGACCGCCTCGCCCACGTCGGCGCGGATGCGCTCGCGCACCTCGTCGGCCGAGCCGAATCGGGTGTTGCTGAAGCTGTTGAGGTAGAGCTTGAACGACTTGCTCTCCACGATGTTGGGTGTCTCGCAAGGCACGGTGATGTGCGCCAGCGCCACCTGCGGCTTGCCGCGCGGGTTGAGCCAGCTCAGCTCGAACGCCGTCCATAGGTCGGCGCCGAAGAACGGCACGCGGCCGCCGGCGCCGATTTCCTCGCGCTTGGTGGCGCGGGCGATGGGAAACAGCAGCGAGGCGTCGTACTGGTCGGTGTACGGCGCCGGCTTGCCGAGCTGGGACTGTTCGGGCTGGTTCATGCGGCCCCCAGATGGGGAATCAGGGGTTCGAGCAGCCGCTCCACCACGCCTGGCGGCAGGTCGTGGCCCATGCCATCGATGCCCACCAGCCTGGCGCCGGGGATGCGCCGCGCCGTGTCCTCGCCGCAGGCGAACGGCACCAGCGGATCAGCCCGGCCATGCAGCACCAGCGTGGGCGCCGTGATGCGTCCGAGCTGCGCGGCGCGCTGGCCGGTGTCGGCCGCCACTGCCACCAGCTGGCGCAGTGTGCCGGCCGGATGGTGGTTGCGCTCGATGCCCTGCATGATGCGCTCGCGCATCTGCGCTTCCTCGAGCGGGAACGCGGGGTTGGCGATGATGCGGAACAGCTTGACGTAGTGGTCGGCCACGGCCTGCGGACCCTTGCCGGCCGGGCGGCTGATCAGGGCGCGGACGACTTCGGGCCGGGCCTCGGGCAGGCCGCGCGCGCCGCTGGAGCTCATGATGCTGGTCAGGCTCAGCACGCGCCCGGTGGCCGTCAGCGCCACGCGCTGCGCGATCATGCCGCCCATGGACACGCCGACCACGTGGGCCTTCTCGATGCCCATCGC
This Variovorax terrae DNA region includes the following protein-coding sequences:
- a CDS encoding IclR family transcriptional regulator, producing the protein MSTQTLDRAIGLLHLLAAAPQGCRLVDLQRQTGLTKPTVHRILETLCQHQMAAQDPASRRYRLGPEIALLAGAVAPPPYDLREVCADHMIEVAQRSGDTSFLTVRSGFDAVCIDRQSGPYPVKAFTVDVGTRRPLGVGAGGIMLLAMLDEEDRAGVYKATRQALPAGGAVTMKAIVAAVEEARRQGHAYSDGLVLGGVRGLAVPILAPDGKAVAALSLAAIRDRITRQRIPQLLSILKTHAASIEQRLRAATPAARR
- a CDS encoding MFS family transporter translates to MTTTHYTPQERRKRIFAIVGASSGNLVEWFDFYVYAFSSIYFAASFFPKSDPTVQLLNTAGVFAAGFLMRPIGGWLFGRIADRRGRKTSMVISVTMMCAGSLMIACLPTYHSIGAWAPFLLLVARLFQGLSVGGEYGTTATYMSEVALKGQRGFFSSFQYVTLIGGQLLAVLVIVVLEQLLSEAELKAWGWRIPFVIGAITAVVAMQLRRQLHETSSAESRGSREAGTVAALFRDHKAAFFTVLGYTAGGSLIFYTFTTYMQKYLVNTVGLPIKTSSYVMTCALFVYMCMQPLFGMLSDRIGRRNNMLLFGAFGAFATVPILTALQHVASPVMAFVLIIAALAIVSFYTSISGIVKAEMFPPEVRALGVGLAYAVANAIFGGSAEYVALGLKSVGHESAFYWYVTVMMVVAFLVALRLPRQAAYLHHDP
- a CDS encoding Y-family DNA polymerase, producing MDAFYASVELLRYPQLKGLPVVIGGGRRKADEVLDQGAGLPVEQFPRLKDYVGRGVITTATYPARQFGVGSAMGLMKAAKLCPQAILLPVDFDEVRRYSRLFKSLITEIAPVMEDRGVDEVYIDFTHVPGGQRDGGRVLARLIQRSIFEKTGLTCSIGVAPNKLIAKMASEFNKPNGISIVYEDDLQAKIWPLPCRKINGIGPKAEARLTHLDIRTIGELAAKPREWLVEHFGKAYGAWMNDAAWGRDSRPVVTESEPVSMSRETTFDRDLHAVRDKAELGRIFTWLCEKLAEDLQRKGYVGRTIGIKLRYDNFKSVTRDQTLAHFTADAKAIRHTAGLCLKRVPLDQRLRLLGVRVGTLATVAEAADLEKKEQEVRARRSSSAMDSIALTDQLF
- a CDS encoding c-type cytochrome, translated to MGAGGWPARQALAAALLAACAAGAPAQSVERGRQLYETRCGACHSVDANRVGPMHQGVLGRRAGSVPGFDYSPALAHAGFRWDRARLLAWLTDPEALVPGQKMGYRLEQAQDREDVVAYLATLK
- a CDS encoding ferritin-like domain-containing protein, producing MQIIQASRRSFLGTTGSLSAVAVALLAGRETLAQGMGGDPSKDVSILNVALGLEHEAINAYQLGAGSGLLQKPVLDVAVLFQSHHKAHRDALIATIQKMGGTPVAEKKLDDYARALKADTLKNQSDVLDLAARLELGATNAYLGVIPAFGNRDLAKVAGRLAADETMHFTVLTSALGRPVPANALSFGA
- a CDS encoding enoyl-CoA hydratase-related protein; this translates as MQCFALTLDHHVAHLVLNRPEAMNTMHPLFWRELDEVLTQLHRDGAARALVISSTGKHFSAGMALETFSGAIQMDDQSPEGRAAIFDLLTDMQATFTKLETLRIPVIAAIQGGCIGGAVDMATACCIRYATADAFFCIQEINIGMVADVGTLQRLPKLVPLAVVKELAYTGRRLPAHKAQTYGLVNEVFDTAEAMRAAALQCAAEIAAKPPVAIWGTKQAVNYARDHSVDDSLRQMGWLQGAIWSNAHVREAVTAMKEKRSAGFPALAALGSFREAP
- a CDS encoding amidohydrolase, whose translation is MSRRSLSLNKLVLAMAVSALPMLGHAQDLYATINAKSKAIEARMIDWRRDIHQHPELGNQEVRTSALVAKHLRALGYEVREKVATTGLVAVLKGGKPGPVVALRADMDALPVAEEVDVPFASKARATWDGREVPVMHACGHDGHTAILMATAEVLASMKDQLPGTVKLVFQPAEEKLPKGEIGGAKRMLEEGAFDGPKPDAVFGLHLAAGMPVGMIGYKPGAITAGSDAFRMEVKGSQTHGGMPWAGIDPIVLGSQIVLGLQTIPSRQIDVTKGPSVLTVGTFNAGQRYNIVPDKAEMSGTLRTSSEETRQFIMKRAAQTAEDIAHSGGGSAHVHWEPNGYPATVNDEALLGRMLPSLSRVSGAKPQLVPMGTGGEDFSFFAQQAPGLFVMIGATTPGQDMKKAAPNHSPRFNPDEASLLIGLRTMLTLTLDYMNGAAAAAPAAQKS
- a CDS encoding LysR family transcriptional regulator, encoding MKKSHPELSPTVMNERMLARLRLRHLRLVVALGTTATLHKAAEAVGISQPAATQMLREMEELLALQLFERHSRGMRPTAAGRVLADHGRSVLESLRTATGTMAALAAGASGLLRIGGTPAALTGLLEPVIGAFHRQHPDLQLEVVEDSSERLLAGLTGGALHLILVRQSTPVPEGLRFEALRRDRAVLVASCRHPAAALARVRLRDLAEERWILPPVEFPIRRLFDTLFEKARMQPQVYAVQTTSPVVLPTLLQAGGVVAPMPLSVVGPGLQERGLVMLRLDPKLGLELEALGAIFRPEGLGTAARSLLEALREASLGAGGS
- a CDS encoding GlsB/YeaQ/YmgE family stress response membrane protein; translated protein: MHYIWMALVGLVVGFIARALHPGKDNLGLIMTAVLGIAGSFAANYVGQAIGWYKAGESAGFIASVIGALVLLVIYGFVAKKTA
- the queF gene encoding NADPH-dependent 7-cyano-7-deazaguanine reductase QueF (Catalyzes the NADPH-dependent reduction of 7-cyano-7-deazaguanine (preQ0) to 7-aminomethyl-7-deazaguanine (preQ1) in queuosine biosynthesis), which codes for MNQPEQSQLGKPAPYTDQYDASLLFPIARATKREEIGAGGRVPFFGADLWTAFELSWLNPRGKPQVALAHITVPCETPNIVESKSFKLYLNSFSNTRFGSADEVRERIRADVGEAVWRGAPASASVGVRLLLSELFDREPVHELDGLSLDRLDIECTRYTPAPELLTAAFDEQPVSEVLVSNLLKSNCLVTGQPDWGSVQIAYSGPQIDQAGLLQYLVSFRNHNEFHEQCVERIFMDLWTRCKPVKLTVYARYTRRGGLDINPYRTSHPQALPPNVRTARQ
- a CDS encoding alpha/beta fold hydrolase, with product MKIRANGIGIEVEDTGGADRPVVLLIMGLGMQLIAWPPAFVQALVAAGYRVIRHDNRDIGLSQHFDHLGVPNVLWQSLKLKLGFTPRAPYSLQDMANDAVGLLDAMGIEKAHVVGVSMGGMIAQRVALTATGRVLSLTSIMSSSGARGLPEARPEVVRALISRPAGKGPQAVADHYVKLFRIIANPAFPLEEAQMRERIMQGIERNHHPAGTLRQLVAVAADTGQRAAQLGRITAPTLVLHGRADPLVPFACGEDTARRIPGARLVGIDGMGHDLPPGVVERLLEPLIPHLGAA